The Benincasa hispida cultivar B227 chromosome 9, ASM972705v1, whole genome shotgun sequence genome has a segment encoding these proteins:
- the LOC120085105 gene encoding uncharacterized protein LOC120085105 → MLKFLSKVKIEFNALDPRLASCMEFLAQCNARKAKESNPACQLIVKRRTDDHPPQIAVTFVNGVEEVFDATSTPAQTIRNMILEKGQLLETEQMFREAGETWPVIIPDEELKQPLSGIKPRKAEDKQ, encoded by the exons ATGTTGAAGTTCCTGTCTAAAGTGAAGATCGAATTCAATGCCCTCGATCCACGCTTAGCGTCTTGCATGGAATTCTTGGCGCAGTGTAATGCTCGCAAGGCCAAGGAATCCAACCCCGCTTGCCAATTGATCGTCAAGCGCCGAACCGACGACCACCCGCCCCAGATCGCCGTCACCTTCGTCAATGGAGTTGAAGAGGTGTTTGACGCTACCTCTACTCCTGCTCAAACAATCAGGAATATGATTCTTGAAAAGGGCCAACTCCTTGAGACCGAGCAAATGTTCCGAGAAGCTGGGGAAACTTGGCCAGTTATCATTCCCGATGAGGAGCTCAAGCAGCCCCTTTCCGGTATCAAg CCTAGAAAAGCAGAAGACAAGCAGTAA